The proteins below come from a single Natranaerofaba carboxydovora genomic window:
- the tyrS gene encoding tyrosine--tRNA ligase — MDFKRHYELFIHGATEIISEDELKKKLKKDRPLKLKLGLDPSAPDIHLGHTVVLRKLKLLQDLGHEVIIIIGDFTGRIGDPTGRSETRKALTEEEVMKNANTYKEQIFKILDKEKTRLCFNSEWLAPLKFEDVIKLSSSCTVARMLERDDFAKRYKNNYSISVHEFFYPLMQGYDSVHLEADVEFGATEQKFNLLMGRDLQREYGQEQQIAYMMPILIGLDGRQKMSKSLGNYIGIYESPRDMYGKAMSIPDDLLMHYFTLVTDLFPEEIEEIRIQLEEKNVNPRDLKMRLGRELVTLYHSEEDALKAEEGFQKVFQQKDLPDEIPEVELNSDDMDNGSMNIINLLKSCELVPSNSEGKRMLKQGAVKIDQEKVPKDKTEVTLTDGMIVQVGKRKYARVKIK; from the coding sequence ATGGATTTTAAACGTCATTATGAGTTGTTTATACATGGTGCTACAGAAATAATTTCAGAAGATGAATTGAAAAAGAAACTTAAAAAGGATAGACCTCTTAAACTGAAATTAGGTCTAGACCCTTCAGCTCCTGACATTCATTTGGGTCATACAGTTGTTCTCAGAAAACTAAAATTGCTTCAGGATTTAGGACATGAAGTGATAATCATAATAGGTGACTTTACGGGTAGAATAGGAGATCCGACAGGTAGAAGCGAAACTAGAAAAGCGCTTACTGAAGAAGAAGTTATGAAAAATGCTAATACTTATAAGGAACAGATTTTTAAAATCTTAGACAAAGAAAAAACTAGATTATGTTTCAATTCAGAATGGTTAGCACCGCTTAAATTTGAAGATGTAATAAAACTTTCCTCTTCATGTACTGTTGCTAGAATGCTTGAAAGAGATGATTTTGCTAAGCGCTACAAAAATAATTACTCAATTAGTGTTCATGAATTCTTTTATCCTTTGATGCAGGGTTATGATTCTGTTCATTTAGAAGCGGATGTGGAATTTGGAGCAACAGAACAAAAATTTAACCTTTTAATGGGAAGAGATCTACAGCGAGAATACGGACAAGAGCAGCAAATTGCTTATATGATGCCAATTTTGATAGGACTTGATGGCAGACAAAAAATGAGTAAATCTCTAGGTAATTACATAGGAATATACGAGTCGCCCCGGGATATGTATGGAAAAGCTATGTCTATTCCGGATGACTTATTAATGCATTACTTTACACTTGTGACTGATCTGTTTCCAGAAGAGATTGAGGAAATAAGGATACAGCTAGAAGAAAAGAATGTAAATCCAAGAGATTTGAAAATGAGACTTGGCAGAGAACTGGTAACCTTATATCACAGTGAAGAAGATGCTTTAAAAGCAGAAGAAGGCTTCCAAAAAGTTTTTCAACAAAAAGACCTTCCTGACGAAATACCTGAGGTGGAATTAAACAGTGATGACATGGATAACGGTAGTATGAATATCATTAACTTATTAAAAAGTTGTGAACTTGTTCCCTCTAATAGCGAAGGGAAAAGAATGTTAAAACAGGGGGCTGTCAAGATAGATCAAGAAAAAGTTCCAAAAGATAAAACAGAAGTCACACTTACTGATGGCATGATAGTTCAAGTT
- a CDS encoding transglycosylase domain-containing protein: MTNFNNDTDKKKSRTPRKKNKKKNIKVNYKKSLVLALKIALVIGAFLIVFGGSAAFGMFVASLQDIPDFDPTELESTLPSKIKDKDGELIVRLDREQYRETVSLDEVPEHVKQAFLAIEDSNFYDHLGFDVRGIGRAAMINMRETGSPFGGLHGGSTITQQLVKNSFLTPEQSLERKAQEVWLAMQVERAYTKEEILELYLNNAVYFNHNAYGIQAASNIYFDKDVDELEVEEAALLAGIIRHPSRLSPYENPDGAKQRQQVVLQSMLNQDYISQEEFNEASNRPLDDMLHELEAREYPYPHYVDYVINEEILPILASEMDEEDESIDTRSEAEQMLYHGGLTIYTNMDRDLQARVEEVMDNNDNYPMTLTGDNGIPQPQGAAVITDPATGEIKALFGGRGYSIENMANRANSNSINPGSALKPIIVYGAAFEEEIMSPGSAIDDAPTAWEDSGGYYTPENFSRAFRGLITIREALVHSLNVPAVKAFEEVGKDTGVEFGQNLGLSTLTEGNKNNLSSAIGGGVDVNPIEMAKAYGVYANEGIRVETNAISRIENRNNEVIYESNPDRDAVVSHETSWLITDILKDVVSSGTASSLNVDRPVAAKTGTSQNSRDGWLVSYTPDRVISIWMGFDSGGEFIPSATSYPVSMTNQIFDQAHEGIEPSDFDMPSDITGPIEISSKSGLRPSDLTPEDYITTDYFRRNMVPSEECDVFVEKEVCSESEQIAGDYCPSDTIETEVFLKRDEPYEVTDERWAPESEGRRPWDHDLEAPDEECEVHLDGPNRPVGVSLDLIDDEVPEISWFPPFGEEIAGYNIYRRAPDEDEFTKLNDRPISATSYRDEDAEPGENYEYIVRTVDEDDVESADSNIVAVEDEGEEPDIDDDELDDIDDIDEDDVDDIEDIDEEDLEDDDDNDNNNDEDTDDNDDNNNDENNSENNDEGEEENNED, from the coding sequence ATGACTAATTTTAATAATGATACTGATAAAAAGAAGTCTAGAACGCCGAGAAAGAAAAATAAAAAGAAAAACATAAAAGTAAATTATAAAAAATCTTTAGTGCTTGCTCTAAAAATTGCACTTGTAATTGGAGCTTTTCTTATTGTCTTTGGTGGAAGCGCTGCTTTTGGAATGTTTGTTGCTTCATTACAGGATATACCAGACTTCGACCCTACAGAACTAGAGTCTACATTACCTTCTAAAATAAAAGATAAAGATGGGGAACTAATAGTTAGATTAGATAGGGAACAATATCGCGAAACAGTTTCACTCGACGAAGTTCCTGAACATGTCAAGCAGGCTTTTTTAGCCATTGAAGACTCTAATTTTTATGATCACCTAGGTTTTGATGTTAGAGGTATCGGTAGGGCAGCGATGATTAATATGAGAGAAACAGGTTCACCTTTTGGTGGACTTCATGGTGGTAGTACAATCACACAACAGCTGGTCAAAAATTCATTTTTGACCCCTGAACAAAGTCTCGAAAGAAAAGCACAAGAAGTTTGGCTAGCAATGCAAGTTGAAAGAGCATATACGAAAGAGGAAATTTTAGAATTATACTTAAACAACGCGGTTTATTTTAACCATAATGCTTATGGTATACAAGCTGCAAGTAATATTTACTTTGACAAAGATGTAGATGAGCTAGAGGTTGAAGAAGCCGCTTTACTTGCAGGAATCATCAGACATCCAAGTCGCCTTTCGCCTTATGAAAACCCGGATGGAGCAAAGCAAAGACAACAGGTTGTATTGCAATCAATGTTAAATCAGGATTATATAAGCCAAGAAGAATTTAACGAGGCAAGTAATAGACCTTTAGACGATATGCTCCATGAGCTTGAAGCTAGAGAATACCCTTATCCTCATTATGTTGATTATGTAATCAATGAGGAGATTTTGCCAATACTTGCAAGTGAAATGGATGAGGAAGATGAATCTATAGATACTCGCTCTGAAGCAGAACAAATGCTTTATCATGGCGGGTTGACAATTTATACTAATATGGACAGGGACTTACAAGCTAGGGTAGAAGAGGTCATGGATAATAATGATAATTATCCGATGACGTTGACTGGTGATAATGGGATCCCTCAACCTCAAGGTGCTGCAGTAATAACAGATCCCGCAACGGGTGAAATAAAAGCACTATTTGGCGGTAGGGGGTACAGCATAGAAAACATGGCAAATAGAGCTAATAGTAATAGCATAAATCCTGGATCAGCGCTTAAACCTATTATAGTTTATGGTGCAGCTTTTGAAGAAGAGATAATGTCTCCAGGAAGTGCAATAGATGACGCCCCTACAGCTTGGGAGGATTCTGGTGGCTATTATACTCCAGAAAACTTTTCAAGAGCTTTTAGAGGACTTATAACAATTAGGGAAGCACTTGTTCACTCTTTAAATGTTCCTGCAGTAAAGGCTTTTGAAGAAGTCGGCAAGGATACAGGGGTAGAGTTTGGTCAAAATCTAGGGCTATCTACATTAACTGAGGGTAATAAAAACAATTTATCCTCTGCAATCGGTGGTGGGGTTGATGTAAACCCTATCGAGATGGCTAAAGCTTACGGTGTTTATGCAAATGAAGGAATTAGAGTTGAAACTAACGCTATTTCAAGAATAGAAAACAGAAATAATGAAGTGATTTATGAATCAAATCCTGATAGAGATGCAGTTGTCTCCCATGAAACATCCTGGTTGATAACAGATATACTTAAAGATGTAGTTTCTAGTGGAACTGCTTCAAGCTTAAATGTAGACCGACCGGTGGCAGCTAAAACTGGTACATCACAAAACAGCAGAGATGGATGGTTGGTCAGTTATACCCCGGATAGAGTAATTTCAATCTGGATGGGATTTGACTCTGGTGGTGAATTCATACCAAGTGCAACTTCTTATCCAGTTAGCATGACCAACCAAATCTTTGATCAAGCTCATGAAGGTATAGAGCCCAGTGATTTTGATATGCCATCAGATATTACAGGACCAATTGAGATAAGTAGCAAATCTGGGCTTCGCCCATCAGATCTTACTCCGGAAGATTATATTACAACGGATTATTTTAGACGAAATATGGTTCCAAGCGAAGAATGCGATGTATTTGTCGAAAAAGAAGTATGCAGTGAAAGTGAGCAGATAGCAGGAGATTATTGTCCTTCTGACACCATAGAAACAGAAGTTTTTCTAAAAAGAGACGAACCTTATGAAGTAACAGACGAAAGATGGGCACCAGAAAGTGAAGGCAGACGCCCATGGGACCATGATTTAGAAGCACCTGATGAAGAATGCGAAGTACACCTTGATGGACCTAATAGACCAGTTGGTGTATCTTTAGATTTAATAGATGACGAGGTTCCAGAAATCTCCTGGTTCCCACCTTTTGGTGAAGAAATTGCAGGATATAATATTTATCGAAGAGCACCAGATGAAGATGAATTCACAAAATTAAATGACAGACCTATTAGTGCTACAAGTTATAGAGATGAAGATGCAGAACCAGGTGAAAACTATGAATATATTGTTAGAACAGTAGACGAAGACGATGTTGAATCAGCTGATAGTAATATTGTAGCTGTCG